The following proteins come from a genomic window of Triticum aestivum cultivar Chinese Spring chromosome 6A, IWGSC CS RefSeq v2.1, whole genome shotgun sequence:
- the LOC123130401 gene encoding AP2-like ethylene-responsive transcription factor CRL5: protein MEGKTLLDLLFADGKQDTSRLSAAEPASLKPQEPDDVLPPSRAGALMAVEHDEAAASVTASRKKRAASRPASNGGEATACPGSSSRPRAVHRMRPGKHTVQIRVPGQQQSAGEAAGAYGAAAIRLHAAAAKANLKHPAAAVTKSRSGLFGVHGTPSGEHGAQIWPCIAAEEAARAGEAAAVGLHRATAAFTDSIQHGDDGDAPLLRVSCEGEAPGNAERNKKKRAAPRSGFRGVYRHPRSGRYSAQIRDPERRAKQFWLGSFATGEEAARAYEVAAVMLYGDKAVTNYEQPPTAAIGGEESPMDLFPELRSNIQAWRKALGARSRHAGVYPFHGEYSAQIWDPVRRADQGLGSFGAAEETAGAYDAAAVRMHGAAAETNFKQPPRSAAAADDGEVSAMDLNDFLEMPALDFFPDSTTPDAQLDDLSTGLPLVELQQVDELLKDMGFTDMVARA from the coding sequence ATGGAGGGGAAGACTCTTCTGGATTTGCTCTTTGCGGATGGTAAACAAGACACCTCTCGCCTCTCTGCTGCAGAGCCTGCCTCCCTAAAACCCCAGGAACCCGACGACGTGCTCCCTCCCTCTCGGGCCGGTGCTCTGATGGCGGTGGAGCACGATGAGGCCGCGGCCTCGGTCACGGCCAGCAGGAAGAAGCGGGCGGCGTCCAGGCCGGCCTCCAACGGAGGGGAGGCGACGGCTTGCCCGGGCTCCTCGTCGCGACCCCGCGCCGTGCACCGGATGCGCCCCGGGAAGCACACGGTGCAGATCAGGGTCCCGGGGCAGCAGCAATCCGCCGGTGAGGCTGCCGGAGCGTACGGCGCGGCGGCCATCAGGCTGCACGccgcggccgcgaaggccaacctcAAGCATCCTGCGGCTGCTGTGACGAAGTCCCGGTCGGGGCTCTTCGGCGTGCACGGGACCCCGAGCGGAGAGCACGGGGCGCAGATCTGGCCCTgcatcgccgccgaggaggccgcccgagcgggcgaggcggcggccgtcGGGCTGCACCGCGCGACGGCGGCCTTCACCGACTCCATCCAgcacggggacgacggggacgcgcCGCTCCTGCGCGTCTCCTGCGAGGGCGAGGCGCCGGGGAACGCCGAGAGGAATAAGAAGAAGCGGGCCGCGCCCAGGTCGGGGTTCCGCGGCGTGTACCGGCATCCCCGGAGCGGCAGGTACTCCGCGCAGATCCGGGACCCGGAGCGGCGAGCCAAGCAGTTCTGGCTCGGCAGCTTCGCCACGGGCGAGGAGGCCGCGAGAGCCTATGAAGTGGCGGCTGTCATGCTGTACGGCGACAAGGCCGTGACCAATTACGAGCAACCACCCACGGCCGCCATCGGCGGCGAGGAGTCGCCCATGGACCTCTTCCCGGAGCTGCGCTCGAACATTCAggcctggaggaaggcattggGCGCTCGGTCGAGGCACGCCGGCGTGTACCCGTTTCACGGGGAGTACTCGGCGCAGATCTGGGACCCGGTGCGGCGAGCTGACCAGGGGCTCGGCAGCTTCGGCGCCGCTGAGGAGACCGCCGGAGCATACGACGCAGCGGCTGTCAGGATGCACGGCGCGGCGGCCGAAACCAACTTCAAGCAACCACCACGCTCGGCCGCTGCTGCGGATGACGGTGAGGTGTCGGCCATGGACCTCAACGACTTCCTGGAGATGCCGGCGCTCGACTTCTTCCCTGACAGCACCACCCCAGATGCACAGCTCGACGATCTCTCGACTGGCTTGCCCCTGGTGGAGTTGCAGCAGGTGGATGAGCTCCTCAAGGACATGGGCTTCACAGACATGGTGGCCAGGGCTTAA
- the LOC123130402 gene encoding probable coatomer subunit beta' — protein MCVRISRNTYPNLRALRNASHVGLTDAPHVKISEGDFGHILDDVPHLADYYIPIWSIGSPDPNFTLDGHSKGVNRVDYFTGGDRPFFITGSDDQTAKRCVQTLEGYAHNVSAVCFHLELPIIITGSEDGTVRLWHSTTYRLENTLHYGLERVWALGYMKGSRRIVIGYDLGKIMIKIGREVPVASMDNSEKILWAKHNEIQTVSIKTVGAGNEVLLLCHVKCAGLSVVSLAATSDLMLFSPIYRFLGICCKAWIDDLETALTGVVVAPGQLWSPPLAPTGRIPLPLASPLSTISCPPLGGAAVAAGAYAKPGDIAIDGRRRTVFVAFVHFREEDNSR, from the exons ATGTGCGTGCGGATCTCCCGCAACACCTACCCCAACCTCCGCGCCCTCCGCAACGCCTCCCATGTCGGTCTCACCGACGCCCCACATGTCAAGATCTCCGAGGGCGACTTCGGACACATCCTTGACGACGTGCCCCACCTCGCTGACTACTACATTCCG ATATGGAGTATTGGTTCTCCTGATCCTAACTTCACATTAGATGGCCACTCAAAAGGCGTGAACCGTGTTGATTACTTCACCGGTGGTGATCGACCATTTTTTATTACTGGATCTGATGATCAGACTGCAAAG AGATGTGTTCAAACACTTGAAGGATATGCACACAATGTGTCTGCTGTCTGTTTCCATCTAGAACTACCTATTATAATTACTGGCTCAGAGGATGGCACAGTTCGCTTGTGGCACTCTACAACCTACAG GCTTGAGAACACTCTTCATTATGGTCTTGAGCGAGTTTGGGCTTTAGGATACATGAAGGGGTCAAGAAG GATTGTGATTGGATATGATTTAGGGAAAATTATGATAAAAATTGGCCGTGAAGTTCCAGTTGCTAGCATGGACAACAGTGAAAAAATCCTATGGGCAAAACATAATGAAATCCAAACTGTTAGTATCAAGACTGTTGGTGCAGGCAATGAGGTTCTTCTTCTTTGCCATGTTAAATGTGCAGGATT GTCTGTCGTTAGTTTAGCTGCTACGTCGGATCTGATGCTGTTTTCGCCGATATATAG GTTTCTAGGTATCTGCTGCAAGGCTTGGATTGAC GATCTTGAGACGGCCCTCACGGGAGTGGTCGTCGCCCCCGGTCAACTATGGTCACCTCCGTTAGCACCCACCGGCAGGATccccctccccctcgcctccccctTATCCACCATTTCATGTCCACCACTGGGAGGAGCGGCGGTTGCCGCTGGCGCATATGCAAAGCCTGGAGACATCGCCATCGACGGGAGGAGAAGGACTGTCTTCGTCGCGTTTGTGCACTTCCGTGAAGAGGACAACTCGAGGTGA